From the Rhodoferax mekongensis genome, one window contains:
- the murJ gene encoding murein biosynthesis integral membrane protein MurJ gives MAPLHFIGFSLAAATLPPVSLIKSVSTVSLWTLASRVTGLARELLVAAAFGASAMTDAFNVAFRIPNLFRRLFAEGAFSQAFVPVLAASKARDGEESTKLLVDKVASLLACALVLTCMVGVAAAPLLVWAMASGLQKDPAGYDAAVFMTRFMFPYIGFMSLVALSSGVLNTWKRFAVPAATPVLLNISSIAAAWLLVPWFREQGIQPIYAMAVGVMVGGLLQLLVQIPALNRIGMLPRFGLTVTALREAMADPETRRIGKLMLPALLGVSVAQISLLINTQIASHLPTGSVSWLTYADRLMEFPTAMLGVALGVVLMPQLAGARAKDDAAGYSALLDWGLRIVVLLAVPCSIGLLTFSKPIVSVLYHYGAFSATDVQQTTWALMGWGAGLVGIVAIKVLAPGYYASQDIKTPVRIAVVVLIATQLMNLALVPIFKQAGLSLSISLGAMLNAGWLLVGLMRRGSFQPLAGWGRFLLQVLAAAAVLVVYLLWAAGLVDWVALRAQPWLRIGWLTLLMGGAGVVYFGALWAAGLNVRQFLRR, from the coding sequence ATGGCCCCGCTGCATTTCATCGGGTTTTCCTTGGCGGCGGCTACACTCCCGCCGGTGAGCCTTATCAAATCTGTATCTACGGTGTCTCTCTGGACACTGGCCTCCCGGGTGACCGGCCTGGCGCGTGAGTTGTTGGTGGCGGCAGCCTTCGGGGCCAGTGCCATGACGGACGCATTCAACGTCGCATTCCGCATTCCCAACCTGTTCAGACGCCTGTTTGCCGAAGGGGCTTTCAGCCAAGCTTTTGTACCAGTGCTGGCGGCCAGCAAGGCACGGGACGGTGAGGAATCCACCAAGTTGTTGGTGGACAAGGTCGCCAGCTTGTTGGCCTGCGCCTTGGTGCTTACGTGCATGGTCGGGGTAGCCGCAGCCCCCTTGCTCGTTTGGGCCATGGCCAGTGGCTTGCAAAAAGACCCCGCCGGATACGATGCTGCGGTGTTCATGACGCGCTTCATGTTCCCCTACATCGGCTTCATGTCGCTCGTGGCTTTGTCGTCCGGCGTGCTCAATACCTGGAAGCGCTTTGCGGTTCCCGCCGCAACGCCGGTACTGCTCAATATCAGTTCCATCGCGGCTGCCTGGCTGCTGGTGCCCTGGTTCCGGGAGCAAGGCATTCAACCGATTTACGCGATGGCGGTGGGTGTCATGGTGGGTGGTTTGCTCCAGCTGCTGGTGCAGATTCCCGCCCTGAACCGTATCGGCATGTTGCCGCGCTTCGGGCTGACGGTGACGGCCCTGCGCGAGGCCATGGCCGACCCGGAAACCCGGCGTATCGGCAAGCTCATGCTGCCGGCCCTGTTGGGGGTGAGCGTGGCCCAGATTTCCTTGCTGATCAACACCCAGATTGCCTCCCACTTGCCCACGGGCAGCGTGAGCTGGTTGACCTACGCAGACCGCTTGATGGAGTTCCCCACCGCCATGCTGGGTGTGGCACTGGGCGTGGTGCTGATGCCGCAGCTGGCCGGTGCCCGCGCCAAGGACGATGCCGCCGGCTATTCCGCCTTGCTCGACTGGGGTCTGCGGATTGTGGTGTTGTTGGCGGTGCCGTGTTCCATCGGCTTGCTCACGTTTTCCAAGCCTATCGTGTCGGTGCTTTACCACTATGGTGCGTTTTCGGCCACCGATGTGCAGCAAACGACGTGGGCGCTGATGGGATGGGGCGCTGGTTTGGTGGGCATTGTGGCCATCAAAGTGTTGGCCCCCGGCTATTACGCAAGCCAAGACATCAAAACCCCTGTCCGGATTGCCGTGGTGGTGCTCATTGCCACTCAGCTGATGAATCTGGCACTGGTGCCCATCTTTAAACAGGCCGGCTTGTCTTTGTCTATCAGCTTGGGTGCCATGCTGAATGCAGGTTGGCTGTTGGTAGGCTTGATGCGTCGGGGCAGTTTTCAGCCGCTGGCAGGTTGGGGACGGTTTTTGCTTCAGGTGCTTGCCGCGGCTGCGGTCCTGGTGGTGTACTTGTTGTGGGCCGCAGGTCTGGTGGACTGGGTGGCGCTTCGCGCCCAGCCATGGCTGCGTATCGGCTGGTTGACTTTGTTGATGGGTGGTGCCGGGGTGGTGTATTTCGGCGCCTTGTGGGCAGCGGGTCTGAATGTGCGCCAGTTTTTGCGGCGCTGA
- a CDS encoding GGDEF domain-containing response regulator — MNTKLRYSDRGQRPSAPQGARRHVLIIEDQRSLSEMLASLLQANWQCPTLIAATFTEARQLLDTRADEIFAAVCDVNLPDAPYGEVIDLVAAQHIPAIALTGTITNDIRQMMMQGQIVDYVLKKGLPSFDYVVQWVGRLLRNTGLKVLVADDSPSSLEIIRRMLGMQGLNVQVAHNGREALAALQAQPDIKLVLVDYNMPLVDGFEFVMEARRMMGKERLAIIGISGEDHSDISARFLKHGANDFISKPYSFEEMTCRVNQNLEMLELMDNLHHLANVDELTGLYNRRFFFEQGYLRHQQAHRQGHPVVVAMLDIDHFKSINDQYGHAHGDKVIRHVASCLLKHFPDTLVARIGGEEFAMLCDQQALPAMRDRLETFREALPRHSSEDAPAGVPISISIGVHGGHHPEMNALLRAADKRLYEAKANGRNRLEG; from the coding sequence ATGAACACCAAATTACGCTACTCGGACCGGGGCCAACGCCCGTCGGCACCCCAAGGCGCCCGCCGCCACGTGTTGATCATCGAAGACCAACGTTCCCTCTCAGAAATGCTGGCCAGCCTGCTGCAAGCCAACTGGCAATGCCCGACACTGATTGCCGCCACCTTCACCGAAGCCCGGCAGCTCCTGGACACCCGCGCCGATGAAATATTTGCCGCAGTGTGCGATGTGAACCTGCCGGACGCCCCCTACGGGGAAGTCATTGATCTCGTGGCGGCCCAGCACATCCCTGCCATTGCGCTGACGGGCACCATCACCAATGACATTCGCCAGATGATGATGCAGGGGCAGATCGTGGATTACGTACTTAAAAAAGGCCTGCCGTCTTTTGACTATGTGGTGCAGTGGGTCGGCCGGCTGCTGCGCAATACAGGCCTGAAAGTGCTAGTGGCCGACGACTCACCCTCTTCGCTGGAAATCATCCGTCGCATGCTGGGCATGCAGGGTCTGAATGTCCAGGTGGCCCACAACGGGCGCGAGGCCCTTGCCGCCCTGCAGGCACAACCCGACATCAAACTGGTCCTGGTGGACTACAACATGCCCTTGGTAGACGGCTTTGAGTTCGTCATGGAGGCCCGCCGGATGATGGGTAAGGAGCGCTTGGCCATCATCGGAATCTCGGGGGAGGATCACTCGGACATTTCCGCCCGCTTCCTCAAGCACGGGGCAAACGACTTCATCTCCAAACCCTACTCGTTTGAAGAGATGACCTGCCGGGTGAACCAGAACCTGGAAATGCTGGAGCTGATGGACAACCTCCACCACCTGGCCAATGTGGACGAACTGACGGGCCTGTACAACCGGCGGTTTTTCTTTGAGCAAGGATACCTGCGTCATCAGCAAGCCCACAGACAAGGTCACCCGGTCGTGGTGGCCATGTTGGACATCGACCACTTCAAGTCCATCAATGACCAATACGGCCATGCCCATGGCGACAAAGTGATCCGCCATGTCGCCAGTTGCCTGCTCAAACATTTTCCAGACACCCTGGTAGCCCGCATCGGAGGGGAAGAATTTGCCATGCTGTGCGACCAGCAGGCCCTGCCCGCCATGCGCGATCGCCTGGAGACATTCCGGGAAGCTCTGCCACGCCACAGCAGCGAGGATGCGCCGGCCGGCGTGCCGATCAGCATCAGCATAGGGGTGCACGGCGGCCACCATCCTGAGATGAATGCCCTGCTGCGCGCAGCGGACAAGCGCCTGTACGAAGCCAAAGCCAACGGACGGAACCGTCTGGAGGGGTAG
- the rpsT gene encoding 30S ribosomal protein S20: MASGKPKKKNPRLASGRKRVRQDIKINAANTSLRSKYRTAVKNVEKAVVAGDKTKAAELFAKMQAVVDTVADKGIFHKNKAARDKSRLASKVKALALAA; encoded by the coding sequence ATGGCATCTGGTAAACCCAAGAAAAAGAACCCGCGCCTGGCGTCGGGCCGTAAACGCGTCCGTCAGGACATCAAAATCAATGCAGCAAACACTTCTTTGCGTTCCAAGTACCGCACTGCGGTGAAGAACGTGGAAAAGGCAGTTGTGGCCGGTGACAAGACCAAAGCCGCAGAATTGTTTGCCAAGATGCAAGCCGTGGTGGACACTGTGGCTGACAAGGGCATCTTCCACAAGAACAAGGCAGCACGCGACAAGAGCCGTTTGGCTTCCAAGGTGAAAGCCTTGGCACTCGCAGCCTAA
- a CDS encoding DUF3579 domain-containing protein: protein MATTPPKELYILGITRQGKTFRPSDWAERLAGVMSQFRPGGATRGSHLGYSPWCVPTSIGQVKCVIVHPDLRDYDVMAWDFCLNFARDNELQVSETRPEAPAAPAARPASPE, encoded by the coding sequence ATGGCCACCACTCCTCCAAAAGAACTCTACATCCTGGGAATCACGCGGCAAGGCAAGACCTTTCGCCCCAGTGACTGGGCGGAGCGTCTGGCCGGTGTGATGAGCCAGTTCCGCCCCGGTGGCGCCACTCGTGGCAGCCACCTCGGCTATTCGCCCTGGTGCGTGCCCACCTCGATCGGGCAGGTGAAATGCGTCATCGTGCACCCCGACTTGCGGGACTATGACGTCATGGCTTGGGATTTCTGCCTCAACTTCGCCCGTGACAACGAGCTGCAGGTCAGTGAGACCCGCCCTGAGGCGCCTGCTGCGCCCGCCGCCCGTCCGGCATCTCCCGAATAA
- a CDS encoding aspartate aminotransferase family protein, whose amino-acid sequence MTAATVTTPSSPHVMNTYGRLPIALSHGQGCRVWDVNGKEYLDALGGIAVNTLGHNHPQLVPALQDQLTKLIHTSNYYHIPLQEDLAKLLVERSGMSNVFFCSTGLEANEAALKLARKFGHDKGIERPEVVVYEKAFHGRSIATLSATGNPKVQAGFGPLVEGFIRVPVNNIAALKAATEGNPNVVAVFFEAIQGEGGVNPMHMDYLRDVRALCDQRDWLLMIDEVQCGMGRTGKWFAHQWAGIKPDVMPLAKGLGSGVPVGAVVVGPKAATIFQPGNHGSTFGGNPLSMRAGVETIRIMEAEGLLANAEKVGAHLKAGLEAALKAEIANGGVKEVRGQGLMMGVDLSKPCGALVQRAADAGLLISVTADSVVRLVPPLILSVAEADEIVAILAPLIAAFLKETA is encoded by the coding sequence ATGACCGCCGCCACCGTTACCACGCCGTCTTCACCCCACGTGATGAACACCTACGGCCGACTGCCCATCGCCCTGAGCCATGGACAAGGCTGCCGCGTGTGGGACGTGAACGGCAAGGAATACTTGGACGCCCTGGGCGGCATCGCCGTCAACACCCTGGGCCACAACCACCCCCAGCTCGTGCCCGCGCTGCAGGATCAGCTGACCAAGCTGATCCACACCTCCAACTACTACCACATCCCCCTGCAGGAAGATCTCGCCAAACTGCTGGTAGAGCGCTCGGGCATGAGCAATGTGTTCTTCTGTTCCACCGGCCTGGAAGCCAACGAGGCCGCCCTCAAGCTGGCCCGCAAGTTCGGCCATGACAAAGGCATCGAACGCCCCGAGGTTGTGGTGTATGAAAAAGCGTTCCACGGCCGCTCCATCGCCACCCTGAGCGCCACCGGCAACCCCAAGGTGCAAGCCGGTTTCGGCCCGCTGGTGGAAGGCTTTATCCGCGTGCCGGTCAACAACATAGCCGCACTCAAAGCAGCCACCGAAGGCAACCCGAATGTGGTGGCCGTGTTTTTTGAAGCCATCCAGGGCGAAGGCGGCGTGAACCCCATGCACATGGACTACCTGCGCGACGTGCGCGCCCTGTGCGACCAGCGCGACTGGCTGTTGATGATTGACGAAGTGCAGTGCGGCATGGGCCGCACCGGCAAGTGGTTTGCCCACCAGTGGGCGGGCATTAAGCCCGACGTGATGCCCCTGGCCAAGGGCCTGGGCTCCGGCGTGCCGGTGGGCGCTGTGGTGGTGGGCCCCAAAGCCGCCACCATCTTCCAACCCGGCAACCACGGCTCCACCTTCGGCGGCAACCCGCTGTCCATGCGCGCCGGGGTCGAAACCATCCGCATCATGGAAGCGGAAGGTCTGCTGGCCAATGCCGAGAAGGTGGGCGCCCACCTGAAAGCAGGCCTGGAAGCCGCCCTCAAAGCTGAAATTGCCAATGGCGGCGTGAAAGAAGTGCGCGGCCAAGGCCTGATGATGGGCGTGGACCTGTCCAAGCCCTGCGGCGCCCTGGTGCAACGCGCCGCTGACGCCGGCCTGCTGATCAGCGTGACGGCTGACAGCGTGGTCCGTCTGGTGCCCCCCCTGATCTTGAGCGTGGCCGAGGCCGACGAGATCGTCGCCATCCTCGCGCCCCTGATTGCTGCCTTTTTGAAAGAAACCGCATGA
- the argF gene encoding ornithine carbamoyltransferase — MSLSSNAVPSTLPQGAPPVRHYLQFDDFSADEYAYLLERAAFIKRKFKTFERHHTLVDRTLAMIFEKASTRTRVSFEAGMYQLGGSVVHLTTGDSQLGRSEPIEDSAKVISRMTDIVMIRTYEQTKLQAFAANSRVPVINGLTNEFHPCQILADIFTYIEHRGPIQGKTVTWVGDGNNMANTWLQAAAKLGFHLRVSTPSGYEVNEKLAASAGGMGAGSYKTYSDPMEACQDADLITTDVWTSMGFEAENEVRRKAFAAWCVDRKMMAVAAPDAIFMHCLPAHRGEEVEAEVIDGPQSVVWDEAENRMHVQKALMEYLLLGKL; from the coding sequence ATGAGCCTCTCCAGCAACGCCGTCCCCAGCACCCTGCCCCAAGGCGCGCCGCCCGTGCGGCACTACCTGCAGTTCGACGACTTCAGCGCCGACGAGTACGCCTACCTGCTGGAGCGCGCGGCCTTTATCAAGCGCAAGTTCAAGACCTTTGAGCGCCACCACACCCTGGTGGATCGCACGCTGGCCATGATTTTCGAGAAGGCCTCCACCCGCACCCGCGTGAGCTTTGAAGCGGGCATGTACCAACTGGGCGGCAGCGTGGTGCACCTGACCACCGGCGACAGCCAGCTCGGCCGCTCTGAGCCGATTGAGGACAGCGCCAAGGTCATCAGCCGCATGACCGACATCGTGATGATCCGCACCTACGAGCAAACCAAGCTGCAGGCTTTTGCCGCCAACTCGCGCGTGCCCGTCATCAACGGCCTGACCAACGAATTCCACCCCTGCCAGATCCTGGCGGACATCTTCACCTACATCGAGCACCGCGGCCCCATCCAGGGCAAGACTGTGACCTGGGTGGGTGACGGTAACAACATGGCCAACACCTGGCTGCAGGCCGCCGCCAAGCTGGGCTTCCACCTGCGCGTGTCCACCCCCAGCGGCTATGAAGTCAATGAAAAATTGGCTGCCAGCGCCGGTGGAATGGGCGCGGGCAGCTATAAAACCTATAGCGACCCGATGGAAGCCTGCCAGGATGCCGACCTGATCACCACCGATGTGTGGACCAGCATGGGCTTCGAGGCCGAGAACGAAGTCCGCCGCAAGGCCTTTGCCGCCTGGTGCGTGGACCGCAAGATGATGGCGGTGGCCGCACCCGACGCCATCTTCATGCACTGCCTGCCCGCCCACCGTGGCGAAGAGGTAGAAGCCGAAGTCATCGACGGCCCGCAAAGCGTGGTCTGGGATGAAGCTGAAAACCGCATGCACGTGCAGAAGGCGCTGATGGAGTACCTGCTGCTCGGCAAGCTCTGA
- a CDS encoding YkgJ family cysteine cluster protein produces MSACTSCGACCACFRVEFSVYEMDLAGGTVPASLAHELNGNTWRMNGTGAVPIRCTALTSTVGEQVGCSIYPLRPAPCHELTEGSEACARARSKLGLPALGTH; encoded by the coding sequence ATGTCAGCCTGCACCTCCTGCGGTGCTTGCTGCGCGTGCTTCCGGGTGGAGTTTTCGGTCTACGAGATGGACTTGGCCGGTGGCACCGTGCCTGCCAGCTTGGCGCACGAGCTCAATGGCAACACTTGGCGCATGAATGGCACGGGTGCGGTGCCGATTCGCTGCACGGCGCTTACCAGCACGGTGGGTGAACAGGTGGGCTGCAGCATTTACCCTTTGCGCCCTGCCCCCTGCCACGAACTGACCGAGGGCAGCGAAGCCTGCGCACGTGCACGCAGCAAGCTCGGGCTCCCCGCCCTGGGAACGCATTAG
- a CDS encoding Lrp/AsnC family transcriptional regulator → MQQVTDKADRLLLRALQDNARLTSGELAQVAHLSQSPTWRRVKQLEETGTIKGYHAALDRRALGYSVLAFVLIGIDHQNEASSQAFVQAVSEIPEVVQFHAISGQADFLVGLVARDLDHYSELLQRKLHRLPGVRQVQSHFSLQEFKGQMADLPVPLD, encoded by the coding sequence ATGCAGCAAGTCACCGATAAAGCCGACCGTCTGCTGCTGCGGGCTTTGCAAGACAACGCGCGCCTGACCTCTGGCGAGCTGGCGCAGGTGGCCCATTTGTCGCAGTCGCCCACCTGGCGGCGCGTCAAGCAGCTTGAAGAGACTGGCACCATCAAGGGCTACCACGCTGCGCTGGACCGCCGGGCGCTGGGCTACAGCGTGCTGGCCTTTGTGTTGATCGGCATTGACCACCAGAACGAAGCTTCGTCGCAAGCCTTTGTGCAGGCGGTGTCCGAGATTCCGGAGGTGGTGCAGTTCCACGCCATCTCGGGGCAGGCGGACTTTTTGGTGGGGCTGGTGGCCCGCGACCTGGACCACTATTCCGAGCTGTTGCAACGCAAGCTGCACCGCTTGCCGGGGGTGCGGCAGGTGCAGTCGCACTTCTCGTTACAAGAATTCAAGGGCCAGATGGCCGATTTGCCGGTGCCCTTGGACTAG
- the kynU gene encoding kynureninase — protein MSTPLTLNDCRARDAADTLRPLRDLFDIPEGVIYLDGNSLGVMPKTAAARAAEVVTQEWGQGLNRSWNTAGWFSMPQRLGNRIAPLIGADADEVVATDSTSINLFKVLSAALSITAQDAPERKLIVSERSNFPTDLYIAEGLCKERGYTLKLVEPEEIAAALTADVAVLMLTHVNYRTGAMHDMPAVTAAAHAAGALMIWDLAHSAGAVPVTLKASGADFKESGSSKSADFAVGCGYKYLNGGPGAPAFVWVHPKHADRFWQPLAGWWGHAAPFAFTPDYQPAPGITRYLCGTQPIVSMSLLGCGLDGFEAAEKLGGMAALRAKSLALTDLFIQLVEERCQGYGLGLATPRDHAQRGSQVCLTREHAAGGDLGSGAFAIVQALIARGVIGDYRAGDGGIHKDILRFGFTPLYIGFEDVWNAVEHLRQVLESGEWQKPEFNRKHAVT, from the coding sequence ATGTCCACTCCCCTCACCCTGAACGACTGCCGCGCCCGTGATGCGGCCGACACCTTGCGCCCGCTGCGCGACCTGTTCGACATTCCCGAAGGCGTGATCTACCTCGACGGCAACTCGCTGGGCGTGATGCCCAAGACGGCCGCTGCGCGCGCTGCTGAAGTCGTCACCCAGGAATGGGGCCAAGGCCTGAACCGTTCCTGGAACACGGCCGGCTGGTTCAGCATGCCGCAGCGCCTAGGCAACCGCATCGCCCCTCTGATCGGTGCCGACGCGGATGAAGTGGTGGCCACCGACAGCACCTCCATCAACCTGTTCAAGGTGCTGTCTGCTGCCCTGTCGATCACCGCGCAGGACGCGCCTGAACGCAAGCTCATCGTGAGCGAGCGCAGCAACTTCCCCACCGACCTCTACATCGCCGAAGGCCTGTGCAAAGAGCGCGGCTACACGCTGAAGCTGGTGGAGCCCGAAGAGATTGCCGCCGCACTCACCGCCGACGTGGCCGTGCTGATGTTGACGCACGTGAACTACCGCACCGGCGCCATGCACGACATGCCCGCCGTAACCGCTGCGGCCCACGCCGCCGGTGCTTTGATGATCTGGGACCTAGCGCACAGCGCGGGCGCCGTGCCGGTCACGCTCAAGGCATCGGGCGCCGACTTCAAGGAATCAGGATCATCAAAATCTGCCGATTTTGCTGTCGGCTGCGGCTACAAGTACCTGAACGGCGGCCCCGGCGCACCGGCCTTTGTGTGGGTGCACCCCAAGCACGCCGACCGCTTCTGGCAGCCCCTGGCCGGCTGGTGGGGCCACGCAGCACCTTTCGCTTTCACACCTGATTACCAACCCGCCCCCGGCATCACCCGCTACCTGTGCGGGACCCAGCCCATCGTCAGCATGTCGCTCCTGGGCTGCGGTCTGGACGGCTTTGAGGCGGCCGAAAAACTGGGCGGCATGGCGGCCCTGCGCGCCAAATCACTGGCGCTGACCGACCTGTTTATCCAGCTCGTGGAAGAGCGCTGCCAAGGCTATGGCCTGGGCTTGGCCACCCCGCGCGATCACGCCCAGCGGGGCTCACAGGTGTGCCTGACCCGTGAGCACGCTGCTGGTGGCGACTTGGGCTCCGGCGCCTTTGCCATCGTGCAAGCGCTGATCGCGCGGGGTGTGATTGGCGACTACCGCGCGGGCGATGGCGGCATCCACAAAGATATCTTGCGCTTCGGGTTTACGCCGCTGTACATCGGGTTTGAAGATGTGTGGAATGCGGTGGAGCATTTGCGCCAAGTGCTGGAGAGTGGAGAGTGGCAAAAGCCTGAGTTCAACCGCAAGCATGCGGTGACCTGA
- the kynA gene encoding tryptophan 2,3-dioxygenase, which translates to MNPTEKIVAEEKAQLDFSKTMSYGDYLQIDAILSAQKPLSPTHDELLFIIQHQTSELWMKLMLHELTAAIRRIAQDDLPPAFKMLARVSKIMEQLVHAWDVLATMTPPEYTAMRPYLGQSSGFQSFQYRCIEFSLGNKNAAMLKPHAHAPERLALVQAAYEAPSLYDEALQLMARRGIAVPASHLQRDWTQPYTASPEVEAAWLQVYRDPKAHWDLYQLAEELTDLEDAFRLWRFRHVTTVERVIGFKRGTGGTGGVSYLRKMLDVVLFPEIWTLRTAL; encoded by the coding sequence ATGAACCCTACCGAAAAAATCGTCGCCGAAGAAAAGGCCCAGCTCGACTTCAGCAAGACCATGAGCTATGGCGACTACCTGCAGATCGACGCCATCCTGTCGGCGCAAAAGCCGCTGTCCCCCACGCACGACGAGCTGCTCTTCATCATCCAACACCAGACCAGCGAGCTGTGGATGAAGCTCATGCTGCATGAGCTGACGGCTGCCATACGCCGCATCGCACAGGACGACCTGCCACCCGCTTTCAAGATGCTGGCGCGTGTCAGCAAAATCATGGAGCAGCTGGTGCACGCCTGGGACGTGCTGGCCACCATGACCCCACCCGAGTACACCGCCATGCGGCCCTACCTGGGACAGAGCAGCGGGTTCCAGAGCTTTCAGTACCGGTGCATTGAGTTTTCGCTGGGCAACAAAAACGCCGCCATGCTCAAGCCCCACGCCCATGCGCCCGAACGGCTGGCGCTGGTGCAAGCGGCGTATGAAGCGCCGTCTTTGTACGACGAAGCGCTCCAACTCATGGCCCGCCGTGGCATCGCCGTGCCTGCCAGCCACCTGCAGCGCGACTGGACCCAGCCCTACACCGCCAGCCCCGAAGTGGAAGCCGCCTGGCTGCAGGTCTACCGCGACCCCAAGGCCCACTGGGACCTGTACCAACTGGCCGAGGAGCTGACCGACCTGGAAGACGCCTTCCGCCTCTGGCGTTTCCGCCACGTCACCACCGTGGAGCGCGTCATCGGCTTCAAGCGTGGCACCGGTGGCACCGGCGGCGTGAGCTACTTGCGCAAGATGCTGGACGTGGTGCTGTTCCCCGAGATCTGGACGCTGCGAACTGCGCTCTAG
- a CDS encoding DinB family protein, producing MSLATLKTLFAQKTWANAELFDAMHLVDAVQHAEPLHTATRTLNHIYVVDRIFRAHLLGEVHGYTQTNTDDTPALGDLQFAAAETDHWFEAYVAGLGEAALAESLSFQFTDGDAGRMTREEMLFHVLAHGSYHRGNVGQVLKGIGMAPPRDLLTKFLHQREPARRQPA from the coding sequence ATGTCCCTCGCCACTCTCAAAACCCTGTTCGCCCAGAAGACGTGGGCCAATGCCGAGTTGTTTGATGCCATGCATCTGGTGGACGCGGTGCAGCATGCCGAACCGCTGCACACGGCCACCCGCACGCTGAACCACATCTACGTGGTGGACCGAATCTTCCGCGCGCACTTGTTGGGCGAGGTGCATGGCTACACACAGACCAATACCGACGACACGCCCGCGTTGGGTGACTTGCAGTTCGCCGCTGCCGAGACGGACCACTGGTTTGAGGCCTATGTGGCGGGGCTGGGTGAAGCTGCACTGGCCGAGAGCCTGAGCTTTCAGTTTACTGATGGGGATGCCGGCCGCATGACGCGCGAGGAGATGCTCTTCCACGTGTTGGCGCACGGCTCGTACCACCGTGGCAATGTGGGGCAGGTGCTCAAGGGCATAGGCATGGCGCCGCCGCGCGACTTGCTCACCAAGTTTTTGCACCAGCGCGAGCCGGCACGGCGCCAGCCCGCTTGA
- a CDS encoding NIPSNAP family protein has translation MTITCFIRYEIDPFQKGQFTAYANNWARIIPRLGGHLLGYFAPHEGSNYEAWGLISFPSLAAYEAYRQRLRADDEAIANFAFAQRERFILKEERTFPQPVPASYLQSPTGYLEAA, from the coding sequence ATGACTATCACCTGCTTCATCCGCTACGAAATCGACCCGTTCCAGAAAGGCCAATTCACGGCCTACGCCAACAACTGGGCCCGCATCATTCCCCGCCTGGGTGGGCATTTGCTGGGCTACTTTGCGCCGCACGAGGGTAGCAACTACGAGGCGTGGGGGCTGATTTCCTTCCCCAGTCTGGCGGCGTATGAGGCTTACCGCCAGCGCCTGCGTGCGGATGACGAGGCTATTGCCAACTTTGCGTTTGCGCAGCGCGAGCGCTTCATCCTCAAAGAAGAACGCACCTTCCCCCAGCCGGTGCCCGCGAGTTACCTGCAATCGCCCACGGGTTATCTGGAGGCCGCATGA
- a CDS encoding antibiotic biosynthesis monooxygenase family protein, which yields MIAVLFEVTPLPGQETRYFDIATTLREHLQTIDGFESVERFESLTRPGTYLSLSYWRDEAAVRAWRNQADHRTGQAEGRGAVFADYRIRVAQVLRDYTQTQRDEAPHDSNAALLTPPHSPHHPPA from the coding sequence ATGATTGCCGTGCTGTTTGAAGTGACACCCCTGCCCGGGCAAGAGACGCGTTACTTTGACATCGCCACCACGCTGCGCGAGCACCTGCAAACCATCGACGGCTTTGAGTCGGTAGAGCGGTTTGAAAGCCTGACGCGGCCCGGTACCTATTTGTCTTTGAGCTACTGGCGCGACGAAGCCGCTGTGCGCGCCTGGCGCAACCAGGCCGACCACCGCACCGGGCAGGCCGAGGGGCGAGGGGCCGTGTTTGCCGACTACCGCATCCGTGTGGCGCAGGTGCTGCGCGACTACACTCAAACGCAGCGTGACGAGGCGCCCCACGATTCCAACGCGGCACTGCTGACGCCCCCTCACAGCCCACATCACCCACCTGCATGA